Proteins co-encoded in one Apis mellifera strain DH4 linkage group LG15, Amel_HAv3.1, whole genome shotgun sequence genomic window:
- the LOC552053 gene encoding protein N-lysine methyltransferase FAM173B: MSEVNGINYIITNNVNSSQKVSQKSKFGLYLIGITGGIATAISIVCFPFISPALRKICLPFVPATSQQIQNVLKALEGRSGSLIDLGSGDGRIVFATAKAGFKAYGIELNLWLVWYSKLKALITRSSLQTTFIKQNLWKHNLKRYNNIVLFGVDQMMKDIETKFIKELQEDCIIIACRFPLPTMTEIKIIGEGNDTVWVYKISKKLQ, from the exons caGAGgttaatggaataaattacATCATAACTAATAACGTCAATTCATCACAAAAAGTATcgcaaaaatcaaaatttggcTTATATCTTATTGGTATAACag gaGGCATTGCAACAGCTATTAGTATAGTATGTTTTCCATTTATCAGCCCCGCACTTCGTAAAATATGTTTGCCTTTTGTACCAGCAACATCTCAACAGAtacaaaatgtattaaaagctTTAGAAGGACGTTCTGGTTCTTTGATTGATCTTGGAAGTGGAGATGGAcgaata gtTTTTGCAACAGCTAAAGCAGGTTTTAAAGCTTatggaattgaattgaatcttTGGTTGGTATGGTACTCTAAATTAAAAGCTCTAATCACAAGATCATCTTTACAAACAACAtttatcaaacaaaatttatggaaacacaatttaaaaagatataataatattgttttatttggtGTTGATCAaatg atgaaagatattgaaacaaaatttattaaggaaTTACAAGaagattgtattataattgctTGTAGATTTCCACTTCCTACTATGActgaaattaagattattgGTGAAGGTAATGATACTGTTTGGGTATataagatttcaaaaaaattacaataa